The Bacillota bacterium sequence GGTCGATTTTGAAACGGCCCCGGTGCTGCTGCGGTACCAGATCCGAAAACACGGCCGGGTGGTCGTCGATAAGGATCCACTACGCCGCGTCAAGCTTGAAGCAGCCGCCATCGGTGAGTACCTTGATTTTCAACCCGTACGCCAATTCTGCACCGCGGCGAAATTGGGAAGGTTGTAAGCATGGTTGATCGTGACTTCATCCAGCGGAAAACGGATCGACTGGTTGAGTATATCACCGACCTGGAGGAGCAGCGGCATATCTCTGCGGCGGACTGGGAAGCCAACAAGATGCTGCGCAATCACCTGGAGCGCACACTGCAAAAAGCCGTGGAGAGTTGCCTGGACATTGGAAAGCACCTCATCGTCAGCCTGAACCTGCGCACACCGGAAGATTACAAAGACATCATGGTGATCCTGACCGAGGCTGGAATTCTACCGCAAGAAAAACTGAGCAAGTTCAAGCAAATGGCGCAGTTTCGCAATGTAATCGTCCATGATTACGAAAAGATCGATCCGCACGTAATCTTGGCTATTCTACGCAAAGACCTTGATGACCTGCGACTCTTTGCGCGGGCCGTCCGAGACCAAATCGGTCCTTAAGTCCCGGAGAGCAAAACCAGCTATACGTCGACCGCTATTTATTTTGTACCTCCGAAAACAGCCGGATCAGCCATCACCACCCGTTGACAAGCCTTCCAGAATCAGCTACAGTTGGTCATAGATCGAACGGAACGAACGATTGATTGGCCTAATTAATGCCCAGCGAACGCTGAAAATCGCCGCCGATCGGCTCGGCCTCGACTACCGGGTGGCGGCGCCGCCGGCCGCCCTGCGTGCCCATCGTCAACATCCTGGAAACCGTATAGGGAGGCGCCATTCGCGTTGCGGTGGTATGCGGTCAACACCAACCCCCAAAAAGAGGACTTCGCCGCCCGGCAGTTGGAGGCCAAGGGCTGGGAGGTTTTCCTGCCCAAGATCACGGTGGTCCGCAAGCGGGGCGCCTCCAAGCTCAGCCTGTGGGAACCCCTCTTTCCGGGGTATCTCTTTGTGCGGCTGGTCCCGGAACCGGTAAACGTCCGGCGGGTGAACCGGACGCCGGGAGTCAGGCGCTTGCTCTGCGCCGGGGACACCCCGGTGCCGGTGCCCGACGAGGCCGTCACCCTCATCCACCTGCGGGTCGCCCCCCGGGGCCACGAGCCGCCGAAGCCGCAGGCCGAGTTTCCGACCGGCAGCCGGGTGGCGGTGCGGCACGGCCCGTTTGCGGGCCTTTTAGGCGTGGTGGAAAAGCCCGTGACCGGGCGGGGCCGGGTGCGGGTGCTGCTGGAACTCATACAGCGGCAGACGGCCGTCGAGGTCGACGCCGTCGACCTGGACCGCCTGGGCATTTGCGCGGGCGGCTAGGCGGGCCCGGTTTTCAGCGCGG is a genomic window containing:
- a CDS encoding DUF86 domain-containing protein; the protein is MVDRDFIQRKTDRLVEYITDLEEQRHISAADWEANKMLRNHLERTLQKAVESCLDIGKHLIVSLNLRTPEDYKDIMVILTEAGILPQEKLSKFKQMAQFRNVIVHDYEKIDPHVILAILRKDLDDLRLFARAVRDQIGP
- a CDS encoding transcription termination/antitermination NusG family protein, which encodes MRWYAVNTNPQKEDFAARQLEAKGWEVFLPKITVVRKRGASKLSLWEPLFPGYLFVRLVPEPVNVRRVNRTPGVRRLLCAGDTPVPVPDEAVTLIHLRVAPRGHEPPKPQAEFPTGSRVAVRHGPFAGLLGVVEKPVTGRGRVRVLLELIQRQTAVEVDAVDLDRLGICAGG